A genomic stretch from Edaphobacter aggregans includes:
- a CDS encoding efflux RND transporter permease subunit, which yields MAHARNEQSTNKKQNLARFFLEQPHIAWVSLAVALLWGIYGLLKMPQRKDPDIPVRQAMVIVPWQGTSADEVEQLVTRKVEQALASNQWVTEIKSASRTGSAMVQFELAEKGKYDRDKELDDVKIRLDAIHDLPQGTGPILYIKDFGDTSALMLTVASPPADLAQVNWVSKLVEAQIRQVRSGLDTHTQPRRSVVVVFPKSIDSDEVERKLSWVTRDMATQHLCSDVRVFSGAGFTGVDLATNLSTPDLQSALRKFANKDLQTDELHPDAWKPAIIDEPANTTAALQAVAGDKYTYRDLDDFTDTLQRSLKTLSIVAKAERSGVLDENVFLNFSQQRLAQYKLRPTDLSNILAARNLPESGQTLNARGRTVSVNTTGEFKSIDDLRNVVIGTSPNGTPLYLRDLVDIDRGYENPPSFLNRYTRRDENGRWIATRAITLSVQMKKGEQIGSFGKQVDAALASVRKTLPADLVLARTSDQPLQVHDSIELFSHSLIEALVLVVVVALIGFWSWRTAILIAVSMPITLAITFGIISTLGIDLQQVSIASLIIALGLLVDVPVVSGDAIVRELGAGQPRSVAAWLGPTKLFKTMAFATVTNIVSYLPFLLLPGDTGKFLYSLPIVISCSLLAALLVSMTFVPLISSFLLESRSETPIEERRQRGFTGWYFRTAKKAIEHRKVCLAASLGLLVAGGIVFSTLKPQFFPKDLQYFSYIDVWLPEDTPASATSAVTQQVESITRRVAEEYGRSHPEHGHPKDVLQSMTTFVGGGGPRFWSSATPEDRQTNYAQVILRTKDNHDTTPLLALLQPELDRQIPGAIIDTRTLETGKPVGIPIQVRISGEDLPRLRAEAEQLKQIFRDIPIAARVRDDWGEPSAREVVHVDADRANLAHVTNADVSDSVGAALHGITAGVLRDGNKQVPIVARMQMEERSQLSDLRSLYVFSRQDTPPVPLDQVATTALSPVTPKIRRFDQYRTITVQCWPTQGHLPSEVIAAAMPKLEAFQKQLPDGFIFRFAGEQKEQVSGFADLTTVLLICVSAIYLALLAQFKNAFKPLIVFAAIPYGVVGAIFSLAIMGQPFGFMAFLGIISLIGVIVSHIIVLFEFIEERREEGEELELALIDAGILRLRPVMITVAATVIALFPLAAHGGPLWEPLCYAQIGGLTIATFVTLLLVPVLYSFVVLDLKLIRWEQTEHTASAASEKPAEMPAISGVHA from the coding sequence ATGGCACACGCACGCAATGAGCAGTCCACGAATAAGAAACAGAATCTCGCCCGCTTCTTCCTCGAGCAGCCACACATCGCATGGGTCTCTCTCGCAGTTGCTTTGCTATGGGGAATCTACGGGTTATTGAAGATGCCGCAACGGAAAGACCCGGACATCCCTGTGCGCCAGGCGATGGTCATCGTGCCCTGGCAGGGAACATCGGCCGATGAAGTAGAACAGCTGGTGACCAGGAAAGTCGAACAGGCGCTCGCCTCAAACCAATGGGTGACGGAGATCAAGAGCGCCTCCAGAACTGGCTCGGCGATGGTTCAGTTCGAGCTTGCTGAAAAGGGAAAGTACGACCGGGACAAGGAACTGGACGACGTCAAGATCAGGTTGGACGCTATCCACGACCTTCCACAAGGAACGGGGCCCATTCTGTACATCAAGGACTTCGGAGATACGTCCGCATTGATGCTCACGGTAGCGAGCCCGCCGGCCGATCTAGCTCAGGTCAACTGGGTGAGCAAGCTGGTTGAGGCACAGATCCGACAGGTTCGGAGTGGTTTGGATACGCATACTCAGCCGCGGCGTTCCGTTGTTGTCGTTTTTCCGAAGTCTATCGACAGCGACGAAGTCGAGCGCAAGTTATCCTGGGTGACCCGAGACATGGCAACCCAACATCTATGTTCCGATGTGCGAGTGTTTTCGGGAGCAGGGTTCACAGGGGTGGATCTGGCCACGAACCTCAGCACTCCTGATCTCCAGTCGGCCTTGAGGAAGTTCGCAAATAAGGACCTCCAGACCGATGAACTTCATCCCGATGCATGGAAACCTGCGATCATTGACGAACCGGCAAACACCACCGCGGCGCTTCAGGCCGTGGCCGGTGACAAGTACACTTATCGCGACCTTGACGACTTTACCGATACCCTGCAGCGAAGCCTCAAAACGCTGTCGATCGTGGCGAAGGCAGAACGCTCAGGGGTACTGGACGAGAACGTATTTCTGAATTTCTCGCAGCAGCGCCTGGCGCAATACAAGCTAAGGCCGACGGATCTTTCCAATATCCTCGCGGCCCGGAATCTACCGGAGAGCGGCCAAACACTTAATGCACGCGGACGCACGGTCAGCGTCAACACCACAGGCGAGTTCAAGAGCATTGACGATCTGCGGAATGTAGTGATCGGCACGTCACCGAACGGAACGCCGCTTTATTTGCGGGATCTTGTAGACATCGACAGGGGATATGAGAATCCCCCTTCGTTCCTGAACCGGTATACGCGCCGCGACGAAAACGGCAGATGGATCGCGACACGCGCGATTACGCTCTCGGTCCAGATGAAGAAGGGAGAACAGATCGGATCTTTTGGTAAACAGGTGGACGCCGCTCTTGCGAGCGTCAGAAAAACATTGCCGGCCGATCTGGTCCTGGCCAGGACCTCGGACCAACCCCTGCAGGTACACGACAGCATCGAGCTCTTCAGCCACAGCTTGATCGAGGCGCTGGTGCTGGTGGTAGTTGTGGCTTTGATTGGCTTCTGGAGCTGGCGGACGGCCATTCTGATTGCGGTGTCCATGCCGATTACGCTCGCGATCACGTTTGGGATCATCAGCACGCTCGGGATCGACCTGCAACAGGTCTCGATCGCTTCGCTGATCATCGCGCTGGGACTATTGGTCGATGTACCGGTGGTGTCCGGCGACGCGATTGTGCGCGAACTGGGTGCCGGGCAGCCACGGTCCGTCGCCGCTTGGCTGGGACCGACAAAGCTGTTCAAGACGATGGCGTTTGCGACTGTCACGAATATCGTTTCCTATCTGCCATTTCTGCTGTTGCCCGGAGATACAGGCAAATTCCTGTACAGTCTGCCTATCGTCATTAGTTGTTCGCTGCTCGCGGCCCTGCTCGTCTCGATGACCTTTGTGCCGCTTATCAGTTCGTTTTTATTGGAAAGCAGGAGCGAAACTCCTATCGAGGAGAGGCGGCAGCGCGGGTTTACTGGCTGGTATTTTCGAACGGCAAAGAAGGCCATTGAACACAGGAAAGTCTGCCTGGCAGCATCGCTCGGCCTGCTGGTAGCGGGCGGCATCGTGTTCTCCACGCTCAAGCCGCAGTTCTTTCCAAAGGATCTTCAATACTTTTCTTACATCGACGTGTGGCTGCCTGAAGACACTCCCGCGAGCGCGACCAGCGCGGTTACTCAGCAGGTGGAATCCATTACCCGCAGGGTAGCGGAAGAGTATGGCAGGAGCCATCCGGAGCACGGACATCCGAAGGATGTTCTGCAATCGATGACGACTTTTGTGGGCGGCGGCGGTCCTCGCTTCTGGAGCAGCGCCACACCCGAGGACAGGCAAACCAACTATGCTCAGGTGATTCTGCGAACGAAAGACAATCATGATACGACCCCACTGCTTGCCCTTTTGCAGCCGGAACTGGACAGGCAAATTCCTGGAGCGATCATCGATACGCGGACTCTCGAAACGGGCAAGCCGGTTGGAATTCCGATTCAGGTCAGAATCTCCGGCGAAGATCTGCCGCGTCTCAGAGCGGAAGCCGAGCAGCTGAAGCAAATCTTTCGCGACATCCCCATCGCCGCCAGAGTTCGAGACGATTGGGGCGAGCCGAGCGCGAGAGAAGTGGTGCACGTCGATGCGGACCGGGCAAACCTGGCGCACGTCACAAACGCAGATGTCTCCGATTCCGTCGGTGCGGCTCTTCATGGCATTACGGCTGGAGTTTTGAGAGATGGCAACAAGCAGGTTCCGATTGTTGCACGCATGCAGATGGAAGAGCGGTCCCAACTCTCCGATCTGCGCAGTCTATACGTCTTCTCGCGGCAAGACACTCCTCCAGTACCTCTCGATCAGGTGGCGACGACTGCCCTGAGTCCGGTAACGCCTAAAATCCGACGCTTCGATCAGTACCGGACCATTACCGTGCAGTGCTGGCCTACGCAGGGGCATTTACCTTCGGAGGTAATCGCAGCGGCAATGCCAAAGCTGGAGGCATTCCAGAAGCAGCTTCCCGACGGGTTCATATTCCGCTTCGCAGGCGAGCAAAAGGAGCAGGTCAGCGGCTTTGCTGATCTCACTACGGTGCTGCTCATTTGCGTTAGCGCCATTTACTTGGCACTCCTCGCACAGTTCAAGAATGCCTTCAAACCCCTCATCGTCTTTGCGGCCATTCCATATGGCGTGGTCGGTGCAATATTTTCACTCGCCATTATGGGCCAGCCCTTTGGATTCATGGCATTCCTTGGGATCATCAGCCTCATCGGTGTAATTGTGAGCCACATCATCGTGCTGTTTGAATTTATCGAGGAGCGACGAGAAGAGGGCGAGGAATTGGAGTTGGCGCTGATCGATGCCGGCATCCTTCGTTTGCGGCCGGTGATGATCACGGTTGCGGCCACAGTGATTGCGCTGTTTCCGTTGGCTGCACACGGCGGCCCGCTTTGGGAGCCTCTTTGCTATGCGCAGATTGGGGGACTGACGATCGCTACTTTCGTGACGCTTTTGCTCGTTCCCGTCCTCTATTCCTTCGTCGTGCTGGATCTGAAGTTGATCCGTTGGGAACAAACCGAGCACACGGCTTCCGCTGCTTCAGAGAAACCGGCAGAGATGCCTGCAATATCGGGGGTGCATGCGTGA
- a CDS encoding efflux RND transporter periplasmic adaptor subunit translates to MRISIGILSFAAFSVLAGCAKTQKAGPEPVPVVAEIVATQQVQPSWNYSGEIRPDTEVQLAFKEPGYIAALYRVKGVDGRMRDVQVGDEIPAGATLARLRNSDYEASLNSAVGQQRSAQGTLDVSQAELNRAKADQAKADLDFERAQALYAAKAMTRPDYDAAVNQHASATASVEAAVRQIEARRGQLSAASAQAFSARINLGDTSLNAPMPGVIVEKSVESGSLVAAGTRAFTLDDTRVVKVNFGVPDSMLAHLKLGAPVPVQLDALQGRTFTGQITGVSASANRESRVFNIEVTLPNRDRSFKVGMIARIRIEQANTQTVPVVPLTALMTAESGSNNYSVFTVTERDGKQFVQLKSVRIGETFGKSVVIDEGLTPGERIVINRTNQLSDGSLIRIVN, encoded by the coding sequence ATGCGTATCTCAATTGGAATTTTAAGTTTTGCTGCGTTTTCGGTTCTCGCCGGCTGCGCAAAGACGCAGAAGGCGGGGCCAGAGCCGGTTCCCGTAGTGGCGGAGATCGTGGCTACGCAGCAGGTCCAGCCCAGTTGGAATTACTCCGGCGAGATTCGCCCGGACACAGAGGTTCAACTGGCCTTCAAGGAACCCGGTTATATCGCCGCTCTGTATCGAGTGAAGGGCGTCGATGGTCGGATGCGTGATGTGCAGGTAGGCGACGAAATACCTGCCGGCGCCACGCTGGCCCGACTGCGCAACTCCGATTATGAAGCCTCACTCAACTCCGCGGTCGGCCAGCAGCGCTCCGCGCAGGGTACGCTTGATGTTTCGCAAGCGGAACTCAACCGAGCAAAGGCCGATCAGGCAAAGGCGGATCTTGATTTTGAGCGTGCACAGGCGCTCTATGCCGCCAAAGCAATGACTCGCCCGGATTACGATGCGGCGGTGAATCAGCACGCCTCGGCAACCGCCAGTGTGGAAGCCGCCGTGCGTCAGATCGAGGCGCGCCGCGGGCAGTTGAGCGCTGCGTCGGCCCAGGCTTTCTCCGCGCGGATCAATCTTGGCGATACCAGCCTGAACGCTCCCATGCCTGGAGTCATCGTCGAAAAGAGTGTGGAATCGGGGAGCTTGGTGGCCGCAGGGACAAGGGCGTTCACGCTCGACGATACGCGCGTCGTGAAGGTGAACTTTGGAGTTCCCGACAGCATGCTGGCGCACCTCAAACTGGGAGCACCGGTGCCTGTGCAACTTGATGCACTGCAGGGGCGGACCTTCACAGGGCAAATTACGGGAGTCTCCGCCTCCGCCAACCGTGAGTCCCGGGTTTTCAACATCGAGGTTACTCTCCCGAACCGGGATCGCTCGTTCAAGGTGGGCATGATTGCACGCATCCGTATAGAGCAAGCGAATACGCAAACTGTGCCTGTCGTACCACTAACTGCTTTGATGACCGCGGAATCCGGTTCGAATAACTATTCGGTCTTCACTGTAACGGAGCGCGATGGAAAACAGTTTGTGCAATTGAAGAGTGTGAGGATTGGTGAAACCTTCGGCAAGTCAGTCGTCATCGACGAAGGCCTTACGCCCGGCGAACGAATCGTCATCAACCGTACTAACCAGCTAAGCGACGGCAGCCTAATCAGGATAGTCAACTAG
- a CDS encoding TolC family protein, whose amino-acid sequence MGTLALLARGQDLAPRSTALSVEQPAEQQSNLPELTLEQAVEQAVANNSSLKTASLDTLRAADDLAANKTRRFANTQVTALGAQLVTKPSVTYPAGALGVYSATGPIPATNQKVEIPRKPVGIVNVSVAQPLSTQYQLHLQLKALELGLEGTRQDQVKTRLEVVDQVRRAYYAVVEAHSALDSLQASLPYYRESHRLAVVNRGKETILESDLLNADAQLLKIQNAISDASDRVASASERLNDLMGRDVHTQFRVAAIGDADTVLTTPEAMEVRALQNRPDVKKAKLQVQQANYDARAKKAEYIPDVSLAFDYYTTANFENVFPSNVGTVGLSLRWEPWDWRRKHHEYDEKRAKEEQAKVGVGATERAVLLEVRNACRQLENARRQLTLSDANEGAARQKLKELQEKVKREAALSRDLYQAQSDLASADSQQQQALTAFWKARADLKKAIGEE is encoded by the coding sequence TTGGGGACGCTGGCACTCCTGGCGCGAGGCCAGGATCTCGCACCTCGATCCACCGCGCTCTCGGTTGAGCAGCCGGCGGAACAACAGTCGAACCTCCCTGAATTAACTCTCGAACAGGCAGTTGAACAAGCTGTTGCGAATAACAGCAGTCTGAAGACCGCCAGCCTCGATACACTCCGGGCCGCCGACGATCTGGCTGCGAATAAGACAAGACGTTTTGCGAATACGCAGGTCACTGCGCTCGGCGCCCAACTGGTTACGAAGCCATCGGTGACTTATCCGGCGGGCGCACTTGGGGTATACAGCGCGACCGGGCCGATCCCGGCGACGAATCAGAAAGTCGAGATCCCGCGAAAACCGGTAGGCATAGTCAATGTCTCGGTTGCCCAGCCGCTTTCGACCCAGTACCAGCTGCATTTGCAATTGAAAGCTCTTGAGCTGGGGTTGGAAGGTACGCGCCAGGACCAGGTGAAAACGCGTCTGGAGGTGGTCGATCAGGTTCGACGTGCTTACTACGCGGTTGTCGAGGCCCACAGCGCTTTGGATAGTCTTCAGGCGTCACTCCCTTACTACCGGGAATCGCATCGTCTGGCAGTAGTGAATCGCGGTAAAGAGACGATTCTCGAATCGGATTTGCTGAACGCCGATGCACAGCTTTTGAAGATACAGAACGCTATCAGCGATGCGAGCGACAGGGTCGCGTCGGCGAGCGAAAGATTGAACGATTTGATGGGCCGGGACGTACACACGCAGTTTCGGGTTGCGGCGATCGGCGATGCAGATACCGTTCTCACCACACCCGAAGCCATGGAAGTCCGCGCTCTTCAAAACCGGCCAGATGTGAAGAAGGCGAAGCTTCAGGTGCAGCAAGCCAATTACGACGCGCGGGCGAAGAAGGCGGAATATATCCCCGACGTGAGTCTGGCATTCGATTACTACACAACCGCGAATTTCGAGAATGTTTTCCCAAGCAACGTCGGGACAGTGGGTCTGTCGCTGCGGTGGGAACCGTGGGACTGGAGACGCAAGCACCATGAATACGACGAAAAGCGAGCCAAGGAAGAGCAGGCCAAGGTTGGCGTCGGCGCTACGGAACGAGCCGTTCTTCTGGAGGTGAGAAATGCATGCCGGCAGTTGGAGAACGCCCGCCGACAACTGACCCTCAGCGATGCAAACGAAGGTGCGGCCCGGCAGAAGCTCAAAGAGCTGCAGGAGAAGGTAAAGCGCGAAGCGGCATTAAGCAGAGATTTGTATCAAGCACAGTCGGATCTGGCATCCGCGGACAGTCAGCAGCAACAGGCTCTCACTGCCTTCTGGAAGGCAAGAGCCGATTTGAAAAAGGCGATTGGAGAAGAATGA
- a CDS encoding tetratricopeptide repeat protein, which translates to MNAGEKQVPTPPLSSKKSLANSAADPVPATAVRGQLARVVNSPSFVSSVRLCRFLTHIVNRTIDGDIDSLKEFSIAMEVFDRTSKYDPNIDAIVRVEARRLRGKLKSYYEEGQGTVDPVLIGLRPGSYVPVFRWLDAQPAKHREEIGAAPPPGRICVAVLPFVNMSPEPEQDYFCDGISEEITNSLTRVSGLNVIARTSAFHFKGANIDIREVGQRLGANLVIEGSVRKAGEQLRITAQAIQTESGHHVWSETFRRELQDVFAIQEEIAQSVADLLRLHMPEVQGPVRPSPPDLDAYTRYLQARFLIHQQSPETLHAALEQLRSLTETYPDYALAYSGMAAANGLLAQFGIVSGHDVYPEVKSNAERGYALDPESGATCTVLGALRAWFEHRWDEAGRMFDCALKLQPSHAPAHMFRAMALLCQGDIKAAESGLRRSTELDPLSASDCARMAYLHYVKGDYPSAEEHLRKSFELDRDYPEARLYEGLLHFQQERYDMVIQCLSPSASPLDIGLLAASHALEGSLSRAEECIERLHQLAGRQYVTPLAESFAAVGMGDFDLALQCLDEAINHKTNFVNLLAIEPFFHPLHTDRRFAKLLKKLNLPH; encoded by the coding sequence ATGAATGCGGGAGAGAAGCAAGTGCCAACGCCGCCGTTGTCATCCAAAAAATCTCTCGCGAACTCTGCCGCCGACCCCGTGCCTGCGACGGCGGTTCGCGGCCAATTGGCGCGCGTGGTGAATAGCCCTAGTTTCGTTTCGTCAGTCCGGCTATGCCGTTTTCTAACACACATCGTTAATCGGACAATCGATGGAGATATCGATAGCCTTAAGGAGTTCTCGATTGCAATGGAGGTGTTCGACCGTACCTCAAAGTACGATCCGAACATCGACGCGATTGTCCGGGTTGAGGCTCGCCGTCTGAGGGGGAAATTGAAGTCCTATTACGAGGAAGGGCAGGGTACGGTTGATCCGGTTCTGATTGGATTGCGACCAGGCAGTTATGTCCCGGTTTTCCGATGGCTTGACGCCCAGCCGGCAAAGCATCGCGAAGAGATTGGCGCCGCACCGCCACCGGGCCGTATATGCGTTGCCGTGTTGCCGTTCGTGAACATGAGTCCGGAGCCCGAGCAGGACTATTTTTGCGACGGGATCAGTGAAGAGATCACGAATTCGCTGACGCGGGTATCCGGTTTGAACGTGATTGCGCGGACATCGGCTTTTCACTTCAAGGGCGCCAACATCGATATCCGGGAAGTAGGGCAGCGTCTAGGCGCGAATCTTGTCATCGAAGGAAGCGTGAGGAAGGCCGGCGAACAACTGCGGATCACTGCCCAGGCGATTCAGACCGAATCGGGTCATCACGTCTGGTCGGAGACGTTCCGTCGCGAGCTCCAAGATGTGTTTGCGATCCAGGAAGAGATTGCACAATCTGTTGCGGACTTACTCAGGCTTCACATGCCGGAAGTACAAGGGCCAGTGCGACCCTCACCTCCTGATCTTGACGCATATACAAGGTATCTACAAGCTCGATTTCTGATTCACCAGCAGTCGCCTGAAACGTTGCACGCCGCCCTGGAGCAGCTACGCAGCCTCACAGAGACTTATCCCGATTACGCTCTTGCTTACAGTGGCATGGCCGCGGCGAACGGCCTTCTTGCCCAGTTCGGGATAGTCTCGGGCCATGATGTGTATCCAGAAGTGAAGTCAAACGCGGAGCGCGGTTATGCGCTCGATCCTGAATCCGGTGCTACCTGCACGGTGCTGGGCGCACTTCGTGCCTGGTTTGAGCATCGTTGGGATGAAGCCGGCAGGATGTTTGACTGCGCGCTAAAACTACAACCCAGCCATGCGCCGGCTCACATGTTTCGTGCTATGGCGTTGTTGTGCCAGGGGGACATCAAGGCGGCAGAGTCAGGACTTCGCCGCTCGACTGAACTGGACCCGCTCTCGGCCAGCGATTGCGCACGGATGGCTTATCTTCATTACGTCAAGGGAGACTATCCATCAGCCGAAGAGCATCTCCGAAAGTCTTTCGAACTGGACCGCGACTATCCTGAAGCGAGATTGTATGAAGGGCTTCTGCACTTCCAGCAAGAGCGTTACGACATGGTGATACAGTGTCTCTCACCATCTGCGTCACCATTGGATATCGGTCTGCTTGCCGCAAGTCATGCCCTGGAAGGCAGCTTATCGCGAGCCGAAGAATGTATCGAGAGACTGCATCAACTCGCGGGGCGGCAATATGTCACTCCTCTAGCAGAAAGTTTCGCTGCAGTCGGGATGGGAGATTTCGATCTGGCACTCCAGTGTCTGGATGAAGCGATCAACCACAAAACAAACTTCGTGAATCTACTAGCAATCGAGCCGTTCTTTCATCCTCTTCACACTGACCGCAGGTTCGCCAAACTCCTGAAAAAGCTAAACTTGCCGCACTGA
- a CDS encoding cation:proton antiporter, protein MTTLQLLSILISIAALFGWISARWLKLPTTIGTMLLTVLCSLALITIGAYTPGLQLWAFRLVQQINFEALILHGMLSLLLFAGAFLLDIEHLFHERLSIAVLSVAGTVLSTIAVAALMYWALPLLGLPATWLECLFFGALISPTDPIAVLEMLRRVGMPKYIQAQLAGESLFNDGVAAVIFLTLLDAYRGATPSAGSLALSLALKAGGGILLGVVAAWIISSLMRLVDAYQVDILLTLALALGGYALADTLRISAPLEAVAAAISLRRFNQRPSPMPIAHESIDHFWEVIDEVQNAVLFVLLGLEILAIPFHKLSLEAGLVAILAVNSVRLAVVALLLSLIRLFHRSHQSSLLILSWGGLRGGLSIALALSVPATQGRSWILATTYIVVVFSIVFQGGSLDVILRRRHKKLAQYS, encoded by the coding sequence ATGACGACACTCCAGCTCCTCAGCATCCTCATCTCCATCGCAGCTCTTTTCGGCTGGATTAGCGCGCGCTGGCTCAAGCTTCCAACCACAATTGGCACCATGCTCCTTACGGTGCTCTGCTCGCTCGCCCTCATCACCATTGGAGCTTACACGCCCGGCCTCCAGCTATGGGCCTTTCGCCTCGTGCAGCAGATCAACTTCGAGGCGCTCATCCTCCACGGCATGCTCTCGCTCCTTCTCTTTGCCGGAGCCTTCCTTCTCGACATCGAACATCTCTTTCACGAGCGTCTCTCCATCGCGGTCCTTTCCGTCGCTGGAACCGTTCTCTCTACCATCGCCGTCGCAGCTCTCATGTACTGGGCCCTACCCTTGCTCGGCCTCCCCGCAACCTGGCTCGAGTGCCTCTTCTTCGGAGCCCTCATCTCTCCTACCGACCCCATCGCTGTCCTCGAGATGCTCCGCCGCGTCGGCATGCCCAAATACATCCAGGCCCAGCTCGCTGGCGAATCCCTCTTCAACGACGGCGTCGCCGCCGTCATCTTCCTCACCCTGCTCGACGCTTACCGCGGAGCCACGCCCTCCGCCGGTAGCCTCGCTCTCTCCCTCGCCCTCAAAGCTGGCGGAGGCATCCTCCTTGGCGTCGTCGCCGCCTGGATCATCTCCTCGCTCATGCGGCTCGTCGACGCCTATCAGGTCGATATCCTCCTTACCCTTGCCCTCGCCCTTGGCGGCTACGCCCTTGCCGACACCTTGCGCATTTCTGCACCTCTGGAAGCCGTCGCCGCAGCCATCTCTCTCCGCAGGTTCAACCAGCGCCCGTCTCCCATGCCCATTGCGCACGAGAGCATCGATCACTTCTGGGAGGTCATCGACGAGGTACAGAACGCCGTTCTCTTCGTCCTCCTGGGCCTGGAGATCCTGGCTATTCCCTTCCACAAGCTCTCGCTCGAAGCGGGCTTGGTCGCCATCCTCGCCGTCAACTCCGTGCGGCTAGCGGTCGTCGCTCTGCTGCTCTCTTTGATACGGCTCTTTCACCGCAGCCATCAAAGCTCACTCCTCATCCTCAGTTGGGGTGGCCTTCGTGGAGGGCTTTCCATCGCGCTCGCACTCTCCGTCCCCGCCACACAGGGCCGCTCCTGGATTCTCGCAACAACCTACATCGTCGTCGTTTTCTCCATCGTTTTTCAGGGAGGCTCACTCGACGTCATCCTCCGCCGTCGCCACAAAAAGCTTGCGCAATACTCCTAG
- a CDS encoding chloride channel protein, producing the protein MSRVVRLRQSENQIFLILAAVIGALTGLAVVAFILVTERFGMRLYPVGAAPWRRLLFPVAGSLIIGYLLYRYFPDARGSGVPQTKAALFARGGRITLRTVLGKFFCTSVTLASGIPLGREGPSVQVGAGIGSVLGRVLGLRPEQVKRLIPVGAAAAIAAAFNTPLAAILFSLEEIMGDLHAPVMGAVVLASATAWMVLRVSLGNHPLFKVPQYELISPAEFAIYAVLGVAGGVVSATFTQLLLRMRARFLRFPRNTAWFHPVAGGLLVGVIGWFVPQVLGVGYGYVGEALNGNMAFRLMLLLVVLKLLTVTASYASGNAGGIFGPALFIGAMLGGAVGTVAHHFFPAFTATPGAYALVGMGALFAGIVRAPMTSVVMIFEMTQDYAVIVPLMIANMISLYIASRLQQEPIYEALAVQDGIHLPSGAHQRHGQRSVAKIMQSPSQLLSGEITVQEALAQAPSNKFRTWLVTDPRGVVGVISLAWVEQRLAEGTQKKLGDLMDALSFPHVHSDQGLDVALERMGANQIEILPVVSRADVHKLEGIVTLRDVLDSYGVSQPNLT; encoded by the coding sequence GTGAGCCGCGTGGTCAGACTGCGGCAATCTGAGAACCAGATCTTTCTAATTTTAGCGGCCGTGATCGGCGCACTGACCGGCTTAGCGGTCGTCGCATTCATTCTGGTAACAGAACGGTTTGGGATGCGACTATATCCGGTCGGCGCTGCTCCGTGGCGACGCCTGCTGTTCCCGGTCGCAGGCTCGCTAATCATCGGCTACTTGCTCTATCGCTATTTTCCCGACGCGCGCGGCAGCGGCGTTCCCCAAACCAAGGCTGCTCTCTTTGCCCGCGGCGGACGCATCACACTCCGCACTGTCCTCGGTAAGTTCTTCTGCACTTCGGTAACTCTTGCTAGCGGCATCCCTCTGGGCCGCGAAGGCCCGTCGGTCCAGGTTGGCGCCGGCATTGGCTCTGTTCTTGGACGCGTTCTTGGACTGCGTCCCGAACAGGTAAAGAGACTCATCCCTGTTGGAGCAGCCGCCGCAATCGCCGCTGCTTTCAACACTCCTCTGGCAGCGATCCTATTTTCGCTTGAGGAGATCATGGGTGACCTCCACGCACCGGTCATGGGCGCCGTAGTCCTTGCGTCTGCGACGGCGTGGATGGTCTTGCGCGTGTCCCTCGGCAATCATCCCCTCTTCAAGGTTCCCCAATATGAACTCATAAGTCCTGCTGAGTTCGCAATCTATGCAGTACTAGGCGTCGCCGGAGGCGTGGTCTCAGCTACCTTCACCCAGCTCTTACTGCGGATGCGCGCCCGGTTTCTCCGCTTCCCACGTAACACTGCATGGTTCCATCCAGTAGCGGGTGGCCTGCTCGTAGGTGTGATTGGCTGGTTCGTGCCCCAGGTCTTGGGCGTTGGCTACGGATACGTCGGCGAGGCGTTGAACGGAAACATGGCGTTCAGATTGATGCTACTGCTCGTGGTGTTGAAACTCCTTACGGTTACGGCCAGCTATGCTTCGGGGAATGCAGGCGGCATCTTCGGACCCGCCCTGTTCATTGGAGCCATGCTTGGGGGAGCGGTGGGAACAGTGGCGCATCATTTCTTTCCCGCGTTCACCGCTACGCCGGGCGCTTATGCACTGGTCGGTATGGGTGCGCTATTCGCTGGCATTGTCCGCGCCCCGATGACCTCGGTCGTGATGATCTTCGAAATGACCCAAGACTACGCCGTAATCGTCCCACTGATGATTGCCAATATGATCAGCCTATATATCGCATCACGATTGCAACAGGAGCCGATCTACGAAGCCCTCGCCGTGCAGGATGGCATACATCTGCCATCGGGCGCACACCAACGACACGGTCAGCGCTCGGTAGCAAAGATAATGCAGTCTCCAAGCCAACTCCTGTCCGGTGAAATCACCGTGCAAGAAGCCCTTGCGCAAGCTCCGTCAAACAAATTCCGGACTTGGCTTGTGACCGATCCACGAGGCGTCGTTGGCGTGATCTCTCTTGCCTGGGTGGAACAGAGACTCGCCGAGGGAACTCAAAAGAAGCTCGGAGACCTCATGGATGCACTGTCTTTTCCTCACGTCCACTCCGATCAAGGATTGGATGTGGCGTTGGAACGGATGGGCGCAAACCAAATTGAAATCCTGCCCGTCGTAAGCCGTGCGGATGTGCACAAGTTGGAAGGGATCGTGACGCTTCGAGACGTCCTCGATTCATACGGTGTATCCCAGCCAAATCTGACATAG